GATCCTCGCCGACGCCGAGTCGCGCGGCCTCGGCCTGTCGACGTTCGTCTCGGCGGGCAACCGCGCCGACGTCTCGGGCAACGATCTGCTCCAGTACTGGGAAACCGACCCGGACACCGACCTGGTGCTGCTGTACCTCGAGTCCTTCGGCAACCCGCGCAAGTTCGCGCGGCTGGCCAGGAGGCTGGCGCGGACGAAGCCGATCGTCGCGGTGAAGTCGGGGCGGCACGCGGTCCGCCCGCAGCTGGCGGCGACGTCGACGGAGATCGACGAGGCCAGCGTCCAGGCGCTGTTCGAACAGGCCGGCGTCGTGCGGGTGGAGTCGCTGGCGCAGCTGTTCGACACCGCGCTGGTGTTCGCCCACCAGCCGCTGCCCGCCGGGCCGCGGGTGGCGATCGTCGGCAACTCCAGCGCGATCGGCCTGCTGGCCGCCGACACCGCGCGGATGCAGGGCCTGCGGCTGGCCTTCGACCCGGTCGACGTCGGCCCGCAGGCCGGGCCGCACGACTTCGCCGAGGCGGTCGGCGAAGCCCTCACCTCGCCGGACACCGACGCCCTGGTCGTCGTGTTCGCGCCGCCGGTGGCGATCCCCGGTACGTCGTACGCGCGCGCCTTGCGCGAGACCGTGGTCGAACTGGGGCAGCGCAAGCCGATCGTCTCGACGTTCCTCGCCGTCGAAGGCGTTCCGGACGAGCTGGCCGTCCTCTCCGAAGACGGCGTCCCGACGCGCGGCTCGATCCCGTCGTACCCGAGCCCGGAACGCGCGGTGAACGCCCTCGCCCGGGTCATCCGGTACGCGGCGTGGCGGCAGCGCCCGCAGGGCACGCTGGTGACGCCGTCGGGGATCCACACCGAGCAGGCGCAGGGCATCGTGCGCGAGTTCCTCGACGCCGAGAACGGCAAGACGACGCTGCTGTCGGACACCGACGTCGTGCGGTTGCTGGGCTGCTACGGCATCGACGTCGTCCCGTTCCGCGTCGCGTCCACAGTGGACGGAGCTGTTGCGGCGGCGGCCGAGCTGGGCTACCCGGTGACGCTCAAGGCCGTCGACGAGCGGCTGCGCGGCCGGCCCGACCTGGCCGGGGTGCGGCTCGACCTGGCCTCGGACGAGGCCGTGCGCACCGCCTACGAAACGCTGTGCGAGATCTCCGGCGACGACGACGTGTACGTCCAGCGGATGGCCCCGAAGGGCCTCTCGTGCGTGATCGGGCTGCAGGACGACCCGTCGTTCGGCACGCTCGTGTCGTTCGGGCTGTCCGGGCTGGTCAGCACGCTGCTGGGCGACCGCGCCTACCGGGCGGTGCCGCTCACCGACGTCGACGCGGCCACGCTGCTGCGCGAGCCGCGGACGGCGCCGCTGCTCACCGGCTACCGCGGCGACGAGCCCGCCGACCTCGCGGCCCTGCAGGACATGGTGCTGCGCGTCGCTGCGCTGGCCGAGGACAACCCGGAGGTGCGGTCGCTGGTGCTCGACCCGATCCTGGCATCGCCGGACGGCGCCTTCGTCGCCAACGCCCGGCTCGTGCTGGGGCCACCGCCGTCACGGCCCGACACCGGCCCGCGGCGCCTGCGCGCCATCAACCCCCTGGACTGAACCGTGCTGACCGAACTGCTGAAGCAGCACGCCGCGGACCTGCCCGGCGCGGTGGCGCTCGTCGCGCACGGCGACCAGATCGAGGCGGCGGCGGTGGGTTCGGCCGACGCCGAGGGCATCGTGCCGATGGCGCGGGACTCGCTGTTCCGCATCGCGTCGCTGACCAAACCGATCGTGGCCGCGGCGGTCATGCTGCTCGTCGACGACGGCGAACTCGCGCTCGACGACCCGATCGCGCGGTGGCTGCCGGAGCTGGCGTCGCCGGTGGTCGTGCGGACGCCGGCCGGGCCGGTCGACGACGTCGTGCCCGCCGTCCGCCCGATCACGGTGGCCGACCTGCTCACCTTCCGCTGCGGGTACGGCCTCGCGGCGGACATGACGCTGCCCGCGGTCGACCTGCTGCTGCAGGTGCTGGGCCACCCGGCGGCGGCACCGCGGGCCCTGCCGCCGGACGCGTGGACGGCCGCGCTGGCGCAGGTCCCGCTGCTGCACCAGCCGGGGGAGGCGTGGCTCTACGACACCGGTTCGGACATCCAGGGCGTGCTCATCGCGCGGGTGTCGGGCCGGTCGCTGCCGGAGTTCCTGGCGGAACGGCTGTTCGAGCCGCTGGGCATGGCCGACACCGGGTTCGCCGTGCCGACCGCGGCGCTGGGCCGGTTCACCAGCGCCTACCGGCCCGGGGCGGCGGGACTGCGGCTGATCGACTCGCCGGAAGGCCGCTGGAGCGTCGCACCACCGTTCCCGTCGGGCGCCGCGGGCCTGGTTTCGACGGCCGACGACCTGCTCGCGTTCGCCCGGTTCCTGCTGGCCGAAGGCACGGTCGGCGACCACCGGCTGCTGACGCCGGAGTCGGTGCACCGGATGACCACCGACCACCTGACGCCGGCCCAGCGCGAGGCCGGACGGGTGTTCCTGCACGGCCAGGGCTGGGGGTACGGCGGCTCGGTCGACGTCGAGGCGAAGGAACCCTGGGAGGTGCCGGGCCGCTACGGCTGGGTCGGCGGCGCGGGCACGGCCTGGCACCTGCTCCCGGCGACGGGCACGGTCACGGTCCTGCTGACGCAGGTAGAGATGACGGCCCCGGAACCGACTCCGCTGATGCGCGAGTTCTGGACCTACGCCGCGAAGTAGCGAGACCCCGGCGTACCCGGAGGGTCGGCTCGCGTACCTGGAGGGTCGGCCGGTGAGCCGGCTGTCGGGGTACGTGAGCCGACCGGCTGGGTACATCAGGCGTCCGCCGCCAGCTCCTCGCCCAGGGCCAGGAGCTGCGAGGTTGCCGGGCCGAGCAGGAACTCCAGGCGTTTCGCCGCCACGAAGTACCGGTGCACCACGTGGTCGACGTCGATGCCGACGCCGCCGTGGACGTGGACCGTCGTGTGCGCCACCCGGTGGCCCGCCTCGGCCGCCCAGAACTTCGCCGTGGCCACCGCTTCCGCCGACGGGAGACCCGAGGCCAGCCGCCACGCCGCCTGCAGCGACGTCAACCGCACGGCCTCCACGTCGACGTACGCGTCCGCGAGGCGCTGGCGGACCGCTTGGAACCCGCCGATCACGTGGTCGAACTGCCTGCGCTCGGCCGCGTACGCCGCCGTCAGCTCCAGCGCCCGCTCGACCACGCCGAGCTGCTGCGCGCACACCCCGGCCGTCCCGCGCAGGCGCAGCCATTCGCCGATGTCGCCCAGCGATACGCCGGGGACGTCCGTCAGCTCGAGCAGCGCCGCGTCCGCGTGGTCGGTCGTCTGCTGCGGCCGCACCGTCACGCCGGGTGCCGAAGCGTCGACCAGGAAGACCTCGTCGGACGCGGCCACGAGAAAGCCGTGGGCGAAGGCGCCGAACGCCACCGCGGACCGGGTGCCGGACACGCGGCCGTCCGCGGCCGTGAAGCCGGCCAGCGCCACCGCTAGAACACGTTCTCCCCGCAGCACCGGCAGCACCCAGCGGTCGATCAGCTGCGGCGTGCCGAACTCGGCCAGCGCCGACGCCGCCATCGTGATCGAGGTCAGGTAGGGGACCGCCGCCACCGCGCGGCCGATCTCGGTGAGCACCGCGCACTGCTCCAGCAGGCCGAACCCGCCGCCGCCCAGTGACGACGGCAGGGCCGCGTCGAGCACGCCCGCCTGGCCCAGCGCCGTCCACAGTGGAGCGTCGAAGCCGCCGGTGCCGTGCGGGTCGTGGGTGACCTTGTCGGCCAGGATCCGCCGGGTCAGCGCCGCCAGGTCGGCCGACGCCTCGGAAGGGGTGAAGTCCATGAGACGCTCCTAGCGCGTGACGGGCAGGCCGAGGGCGGTCGCGGCGATCATGTCCCGCTGGATCTCGTTCGTGCCGCCGCCGAAGGTGAGGATCAGCGCCGACCGGTGCAGCCGCTCGATCCGCCCGGCCAGCAGCGCGCCCGGCGAGCCGTCGCGGACGACGGCGGCCGCGCCCAGCACCTCCATCAGCAGGCGGTAGGCCTCGATCGCGAACTCCGTGCCGTACACCTTCGTCGCCGACGCCTCCGCCGGGCCGAGCTCGCTCGCCGCGGCCGCCCAGGCGATCCGCCAGTTCCGCAGCTTCAGGTACTCCGCGCCGGCGTGCACCCGCGCGAGGTGCAGCCGCACCCATTCCTGCTCGAGGGCGCCGGTCTCCTTCGCCCACGTCAGAACGTCGGCGAGGGCCTTGCGGACGGGCGCCGACGAGGTCAGCGCGACGCGCTCGTGGTTGAGCTGGTTGGTGATCAGCGGCCAGCCCGCGTTCTCCTCGGCGACCCGCGCCGACACGGGCACGCGCACGCCGTCGTAGTACGTCGCGCTCGTCCCGGCGCCCGCGACCGTGCGCACCTTGGTCCACGAAAACCCGGGAGACGACGTCGGCACGATCAGGATCGACAGGCCGCGGTGCTTCTTCGCGCCGGGATCGGTGCGGACGGCGAGCCACACGTAGTCGGCGTACTCGATCAAGCTGGTCCACATCTTCTGCCCGGTGACGACGTACTCGTCGCCGTCGCGCACCGCGCGCGTCCGCAGCGACGCGAGGTCGGTGCCGGCCTCCGGCTCGGAGTAGCCGATCGAGAAGTGCAGCTCGCCCGCGGCGATCTTCGGCAGGTAGAACGCCTTCTGCTCGTCGGTGCCGTACCGCATGATGGTCGGCCCGACGGTGTTCACCGTCAGGAACGGGACCGGCACCCCGGCGATGGCCGCTTCGTCGGTGAAGATGAGCTGGTCGAGCATCGGCCGGCCCTGCCCGCCGTACTCCTTCGGCCAGCCGAGCGCCAGCCAGCCGTCCTTGCCCAGCTGCCGGACGATCTCCTTGTACGCCACGCCGTCGCCGTACTCGTCGCCCGCGCGGAGGCTTTCCCGCCGCTCGGGCGTCATCAGCTCGGCGAAGTACTCCCGGAGCTCCGCGGCCAGTGCCCGCTGCTCCGGTGTGTAGTCGATCCGCACCCGTCACCTCGATCCGGCGTTATAGTAGAACCTGTTCTAGTTGTACCAGGACTCACGCGGCGGAGGAAGCATGGAGATCGGGGTCGACCGTTCGCTCTGCGAAGCGAACGCGGTGTGCGTGGGGCTCGCGCCGGACGTCTTCGACCTGGACGACGACGAAGAACTCGTCATCCAGCCGGGCCCGGTGCCGGAAGATCAGATAGAACATGTTACAGATGCTGTAAAAAGCTGCCCTAAGAACGCCCTGTTCATAGCCGGTTAGCGGTGTTTACTCAGGGGCTTGCTCTCGACGAGAACAGATTCTACTGTAGGCCCGATCACCGGACTCGACGAGGAGGCCTCGCGTGAGCCTGACCGGCAGGACAGCGATCGTCACGGGCGCCGCCGCGGGGCTGGGACGGGCGGAAGCGCTCGCCCTGGCCGGGCAGGGCGCCACCGTCGTCGTCAACGACATCGGCGAGCCGAAGGACGTCGTCGAAGAGATCGAAGCCGCCGGCGGGAAGGCCGTCGCGGTCGCCGGCGACGTCGGGGAGCGGGCCACGGCGGACGCCCTCGTGGCCGCCGCGCTCGACCTCGGCGGGCTCGACATCGTGGTCAACAACGCGGGCGTGCTGCGCGACAAGATGCTGTTCTCGATGTCGGACGACGACTGGGACACCGTCCTGCGCGTCCACCTGCGCGGCCACTTCCTGTTGTCCCGCAACGCCGCCAAGTACTGGCGTGACAAGTCCAAAGAAGACGGACGGCCGGTGTACGGGCGGCTGGTCAACACCGCGTCCGAGGCGTTCCTCATCGGCTCGCCGGGCCAGCCCAACTACGCCGCGGCGAAGGCCGGCATCACCGCGCTCACCATGTCGGCCGCCCGCGGCCTGGCCAAGTACGGCGTCCGCGCGAACGCGATCTGCCCTCGCGCGCGGACGGCGATGACCGAGGGCGTGTTCGGGGCTCCTCCCGCCGAGGGCTCCGATCCGCTCTCGGTCGAGCACGTCGCCCCCTTCGTCGCCTACCTCGCCTCGCCCGCGGCCGAGCACGTCAACGGCCAGGTGTTCGTCGTCCACGGCGGCACGGTCGCCCTGGTCGGGGCCCCGCGGATCGAGCAGCGCTGGCGCCTCGACGAGCTCGAGACGTCGGTCAGCGCGTTCTTCGCCGAACGCGACCCCGGCCGGATGTTCGCCGCCACCGAGATCCTGGGAGAGTCATGAGGCTGGACGGGAAGATCGCCCTGATCACCGGCGCCGCACGCGGCCAGGGCGCCGCCGCCGCGCGCGCGTTCGTCGCCGAAGGCGCGAAGGTGCTGATCGCCGACATCCTCGACGACGAGGGCAAGCAGCTCGCCGCCGAGCTCGGGGAGCAGGCCGTCTACCAGCACCTCGACGTCGGCGACGAGGACGGCTGGGTGACCGCGGTCGAACGCGTGACCACGGAGTTCGGCGCGCCGAACGTGCTGGTCAACAACGCGGGGATCCTCCATTTCTCCGAGCTCGGCAAGACGAAGCTGGCCGATTACGAGCGCGTCATCCGGGTGAACCAGATCGGGGCGTTTCTCGGGATGCGCTCGGTCGTTGAACCGATGACCGCCGCCGGCGGTGGCTCCATCGTCAACGTGTCCTCTGTGGAGGGACTGGCCGGGATGCCCTACCTCGTCGCCTACACCGCGAGCAAGTTCGCGATCCGCGGGATGACCAAGGTCGCGGCGATGGAGCTCGGGAAGAAGCACATCCGGGTCAACTCGGTCCACCCCGGCGCGATCGACACGCAGATGGTCGAGACCGCCGCGGGCGGGCAGAAAGTCGACATGTCGTACGTGGGGAAGAAGGTCGCGCTCGGCCGCGTCGGGCAGCCCGAGGACGTCGCGAAGCTGGTGCTGTTCCTGGCCAGCGACGAAAGCGCGTACTGCACGGGAGCGGAGTTCGTCGCGGACGGTGGCGCCACGGCGTCGCACGCCCTCAACCTCAGTTTCTGACCGGGAGATCAGTTAACACCGCTAACGAAAATCGGGCACCGGGTATGGAGAACACTCGGAGGTCAGCGACGACCTACTGGGAGGTGTGGTGAGCGAGAGCACGGGCACGCTCCCGGGAACCGCGGCGCTGACCCAGGTGGGGCGCCTCGCGACGCTCTCGTGGGAGGTCCTGCGCGCGATCTTCAAGCGCCCCTTCCAGGCCCGCGAGTGGATCCAGCAGTGCTGGTTCTTCGCCAGTGTCACGATCCTGCCGACCGCGCTGGTGGCCATCCCGTTCGGCGCGGTGATCGCGTTGCAGCTCGGCTCGCTGACCGCGCAGATCGGCGCGCAGTCGTTCACCGGCGCGGCCAGCGCGCTGGCCATCGTGCAGCAGGCCAGCCCGCTGATCACCGCGCTGCTCGTCGCGGGCGCCGGCGGCAGCGCGGTCTGCGCGGACATCGGCGCGCGCAAGATCCGCGAAGAGATCGACGCCATGGAGGTCCTCGGCGTCAACCCGATCCAGCGCCTGATCGTGCCGCGCGTGCTCGCCGCGATGGTCGTTTCGGTGCTGCTGAACGGCTTGGTCAGCGTCGTCGGCGTGCTCGGCGGCTACTTCTTCAACGTCGTTCTCCAGGGCGGCACGCCCGGCGCCTACCTGGCCAGCTTCAACGCGCTGGCCCAGGTCCCGGACCTCTGGGTCAGCGAGATCAAGGCGCTGCTGTACGGCTTCGTCGCCGGGGTCGTCGCCGCGTTCCGCGGGCTGAACCCGCCGCCCGGGCCGAAGGGCGTCGGCGACGCCGTCAACCAGGCCGTGGTCATCACGTTCCTGCTGCTGTTCCTCATCAACGTCGTGCTCACCGCGATCTACCTGCGGATCGTCCCGCCGAAGGCCATGTGATGACGGCGGAGCCCCTGGACGACAACCGGACGCTCGAGTACATCGCGCGCCCGGGGCAGAGCCTGGAAGGCCTGGGCAAGCAGCTCGCGTTCGCCGCGAAGGCGCTCGCCTGGTCGCCGCGCACGATCCGCCGCTACAGCCGGGAAACGCTGCGGCTGCTCACCGAGGTCTGCTTCGGCACCGGCGGCCTCGCCGTCATCGGCGGCACGCTCGGCGTGATGATCGGGATGACGCTGTTCACCGGCCTCATCGTCGGTCTCCAGGGGTACTCCGCGTTGAACCAGCTCGGCACCGCCGCACTGACCGGGTTCATCTCCGCCTACTTCAACACCCGCGAGGTCGCGCCGCTCTCGGCCGGGCTCGCCCTGAGCGCGACCGTCGGCTGCGGCTTCACCGCCCAGCTCGGCGCGATGCGGATCTCCGAGGAGATCGACGCGCTCGAAGTCATGGGCGTGCCGAGCATGCCGTACCTGGTGACGACGCGCGTGCTCGCCGGCGTCGCCGCGGTGATCCCGCTGTACGCGGTCGGCCTGCTTTCGAGCTACCTCGCGTCCCGGCAGATCACCATCTGGCTCTACGGCCAGTCCGCGGGCACCTACGACCACTACTTCACGCTCTTCTTGCCGCCCGGCGACGTCCTGTGGTCGTTCGGGAAGGTGATCGTGTTCAGCGTGCTCGTGATCCTTTCCCATTGCTACTACGGCTTCACCGCCAGCGGCGGCCCGGCGGGCGTCGGCGTGGCGGTCGGCCGCGCGGTGCGGACGTCGATCGTGCTGATCTCGGTGCTGGACTTCTTCCTCAGCCTGGCGATCTGGGGCGCGAACACCACGGTGAGGATCTCCGGATGAGGCGCGAGCTCTGGCAGCGGCTCCGGTACCAGGTGCTGGGGCTGGCCTTCCTGCTCGTGGCCGCGCTGTTCATCGCGTCCACGCTCGCCGTCTACCACAAGGCCTTCACCCCGGTGACGCTGGTGAAGCTGGAGACCGACCGGGTCGGCAGCCAGCTGCGCACCGGCGGCGACGTCAAGGTCCGCGGCATGCTCGTCGGCGAGGTCCGCTCGGTGCTGGCCAAGGGCGACCACGCCGAGCTGGAGCTGGCGCTCGACCCGGACAAGACGAACGTGATCCCGAGGAACGTCTCGGCGCGGCTGCTGCCCAAGACGCTCTTCGGCGAGCGGTACGTCTCGCTGCAGCTCCCCGAGACATCGCAAGGCCCGATCAAGGCCGGCGACGTCATCCCGCAGGACCGCAGCAGCACGGCGATCGAGCTGCAGAAGGTGCTCGACGACGTGATGCCGCTGCTGCAGGCCGTGCAGCCGGAAAAGCTGTCGAGCACGCTGACGGCGGTGTCGACCGCGCTCGAGGGCCGCGGCAAGCAGCTCGGCCAGACCCTCGTGCAGCTGTCCGACTACCTCGGCAAGCTCAACCCGTCGCTGCCGGACGTCAAGGCCGACATCACCGGGCTCGCGAACGTCGCGGACACCTACGACAAGGCGGCGCCGGACCTGCTGCAGGCGCTGTCCGACCTCACGACGACCAGCCGGACGATCGTCGACCAGCGCGCGCAGCTGACCGACCTCTACGCCACCGTCACCGCGGCTTCGGTGGACCTGACCGGCTTCCTGCAGGTCAACAAGGACAACCTGATCCGGCTCACCACCGCGGTCCAGCCGACGCTTGACGTGCTCGCCAAGTACGCGCCCGAGTACCCGTGCTTGATGCGGCAGCTCGCCGAGTCGGTGCCGCGGGCGGAGCTGGCCTTCGGCAAGGGCACCGCGCACCCCGAGGTCAGCCGGGTCACCATCGAGTTCGCCGCCAGCCGCGGCAAGTACCTCCCCGGCGTCGACGAACCGAAGTACGAGGACAAACGCGGCCCGCGCTGCTACCCGAGCGTGCCGCACCCCGGGGTCTGGCCGCAGTACCCGCCCGACGGCGCGATCAAGGACGGCTCGAGCAAGCCCGCGCCGCCGA
This genomic window from Amycolatopsis mongoliensis contains:
- a CDS encoding bifunctional acetate--CoA ligase family protein/GNAT family N-acetyltransferase yields the protein MAGRDPFDYPHDWEADVVLSDGGTVHLRPIVPTDADGLVAFHGKLSERTRYFRYFGAYPRIPEKDLKRFSTVDHHDRVAFAAFLGDDIVAVGRYERLDHGPSAEVAFVVSDPHQGRGLGSILLEHLAAAASECGLRRFVAEVLAENAAMVRVFRDAGYQISREIEEGVLHLEFDIDPTEESLAVARSREQAAEARSVHNLLHPTSVAVIGASAEPGKVGHVAFVNLLAAAFTGTVYPVNPEHHSIRGVRAYPSVLEIPDQVDLALVAVPAEAVESVLDACLAKGVKTLLIVSGGFGEAGPHGLHAELRLVGEARAHGMRVVGPNALGVLNTAPGVRLNATLAPRLPVRGRTGFFCQSGALGTAILADAESRGLGLSTFVSAGNRADVSGNDLLQYWETDPDTDLVLLYLESFGNPRKFARLARRLARTKPIVAVKSGRHAVRPQLAATSTEIDEASVQALFEQAGVVRVESLAQLFDTALVFAHQPLPAGPRVAIVGNSSAIGLLAADTARMQGLRLAFDPVDVGPQAGPHDFAEAVGEALTSPDTDALVVVFAPPVAIPGTSYARALRETVVELGQRKPIVSTFLAVEGVPDELAVLSEDGVPTRGSIPSYPSPERAVNALARVIRYAAWRQRPQGTLVTPSGIHTEQAQGIVREFLDAENGKTTLLSDTDVVRLLGCYGIDVVPFRVASTVDGAVAAAAELGYPVTLKAVDERLRGRPDLAGVRLDLASDEAVRTAYETLCEISGDDDVYVQRMAPKGLSCVIGLQDDPSFGTLVSFGLSGLVSTLLGDRAYRAVPLTDVDAATLLREPRTAPLLTGYRGDEPADLAALQDMVLRVAALAEDNPEVRSLVLDPILASPDGAFVANARLVLGPPPSRPDTGPRRLRAINPLD
- a CDS encoding serine hydrolase domain-containing protein — protein: MLTELLKQHAADLPGAVALVAHGDQIEAAAVGSADAEGIVPMARDSLFRIASLTKPIVAAAVMLLVDDGELALDDPIARWLPELASPVVVRTPAGPVDDVVPAVRPITVADLLTFRCGYGLAADMTLPAVDLLLQVLGHPAAAPRALPPDAWTAALAQVPLLHQPGEAWLYDTGSDIQGVLIARVSGRSLPEFLAERLFEPLGMADTGFAVPTAALGRFTSAYRPGAAGLRLIDSPEGRWSVAPPFPSGAAGLVSTADDLLAFARFLLAEGTVGDHRLLTPESVHRMTTDHLTPAQREAGRVFLHGQGWGYGGSVDVEAKEPWEVPGRYGWVGGAGTAWHLLPATGTVTVLLTQVEMTAPEPTPLMREFWTYAAK
- a CDS encoding acyl-CoA dehydrogenase family protein; translated protein: MDFTPSEASADLAALTRRILADKVTHDPHGTGGFDAPLWTALGQAGVLDAALPSSLGGGGFGLLEQCAVLTEIGRAVAAVPYLTSITMAASALAEFGTPQLIDRWVLPVLRGERVLAVALAGFTAADGRVSGTRSAVAFGAFAHGFLVAASDEVFLVDASAPGVTVRPQQTTDHADAALLELTDVPGVSLGDIGEWLRLRGTAGVCAQQLGVVERALELTAAYAAERRQFDHVIGGFQAVRQRLADAYVDVEAVRLTSLQAAWRLASGLPSAEAVATAKFWAAEAGHRVAHTTVHVHGGVGIDVDHVVHRYFVAAKRLEFLLGPATSQLLALGEELAADA
- a CDS encoding acyl-CoA dehydrogenase family protein, with the translated sequence MRIDYTPEQRALAAELREYFAELMTPERRESLRAGDEYGDGVAYKEIVRQLGKDGWLALGWPKEYGGQGRPMLDQLIFTDEAAIAGVPVPFLTVNTVGPTIMRYGTDEQKAFYLPKIAAGELHFSIGYSEPEAGTDLASLRTRAVRDGDEYVVTGQKMWTSLIEYADYVWLAVRTDPGAKKHRGLSILIVPTSSPGFSWTKVRTVAGAGTSATYYDGVRVPVSARVAEENAGWPLITNQLNHERVALTSSAPVRKALADVLTWAKETGALEQEWVRLHLARVHAGAEYLKLRNWRIAWAAAASELGPAEASATKVYGTEFAIEAYRLLMEVLGAAAVVRDGSPGALLAGRIERLHRSALILTFGGGTNEIQRDMIAATALGLPVTR
- a CDS encoding ferredoxin codes for the protein MEIGVDRSLCEANAVCVGLAPDVFDLDDDEELVIQPGPVPEDQIEHVTDAVKSCPKNALFIAG
- a CDS encoding 3-oxoacyl-ACP reductase, giving the protein MSLTGRTAIVTGAAAGLGRAEALALAGQGATVVVNDIGEPKDVVEEIEAAGGKAVAVAGDVGERATADALVAAALDLGGLDIVVNNAGVLRDKMLFSMSDDDWDTVLRVHLRGHFLLSRNAAKYWRDKSKEDGRPVYGRLVNTASEAFLIGSPGQPNYAAAKAGITALTMSAARGLAKYGVRANAICPRARTAMTEGVFGAPPAEGSDPLSVEHVAPFVAYLASPAAEHVNGQVFVVHGGTVALVGAPRIEQRWRLDELETSVSAFFAERDPGRMFAATEILGES
- a CDS encoding glucose 1-dehydrogenase, which gives rise to MRLDGKIALITGAARGQGAAAARAFVAEGAKVLIADILDDEGKQLAAELGEQAVYQHLDVGDEDGWVTAVERVTTEFGAPNVLVNNAGILHFSELGKTKLADYERVIRVNQIGAFLGMRSVVEPMTAAGGGSIVNVSSVEGLAGMPYLVAYTASKFAIRGMTKVAAMELGKKHIRVNSVHPGAIDTQMVETAAGGQKVDMSYVGKKVALGRVGQPEDVAKLVLFLASDESAYCTGAEFVADGGATASHALNLSF
- a CDS encoding MlaE family ABC transporter permease, with the protein product MSESTGTLPGTAALTQVGRLATLSWEVLRAIFKRPFQAREWIQQCWFFASVTILPTALVAIPFGAVIALQLGSLTAQIGAQSFTGAASALAIVQQASPLITALLVAGAGGSAVCADIGARKIREEIDAMEVLGVNPIQRLIVPRVLAAMVVSVLLNGLVSVVGVLGGYFFNVVLQGGTPGAYLASFNALAQVPDLWVSEIKALLYGFVAGVVAAFRGLNPPPGPKGVGDAVNQAVVITFLLLFLINVVLTAIYLRIVPPKAM
- a CDS encoding MlaE family ABC transporter permease, with the translated sequence MTAEPLDDNRTLEYIARPGQSLEGLGKQLAFAAKALAWSPRTIRRYSRETLRLLTEVCFGTGGLAVIGGTLGVMIGMTLFTGLIVGLQGYSALNQLGTAALTGFISAYFNTREVAPLSAGLALSATVGCGFTAQLGAMRISEEIDALEVMGVPSMPYLVTTRVLAGVAAVIPLYAVGLLSSYLASRQITIWLYGQSAGTYDHYFTLFLPPGDVLWSFGKVIVFSVLVILSHCYYGFTASGGPAGVGVAVGRAVRTSIVLISVLDFFLSLAIWGANTTVRISG
- a CDS encoding MCE family protein, producing the protein MRRELWQRLRYQVLGLAFLLVAALFIASTLAVYHKAFTPVTLVKLETDRVGSQLRTGGDVKVRGMLVGEVRSVLAKGDHAELELALDPDKTNVIPRNVSARLLPKTLFGERYVSLQLPETSQGPIKAGDVIPQDRSSTAIELQKVLDDVMPLLQAVQPEKLSSTLTAVSTALEGRGKQLGQTLVQLSDYLGKLNPSLPDVKADITGLANVADTYDKAAPDLLQALSDLTTTSRTIVDQRAQLTDLYATVTAASVDLTGFLQVNKDNLIRLTTAVQPTLDVLAKYAPEYPCLMRQLAESVPRAELAFGKGTAHPEVSRVTIEFAASRGKYLPGVDEPKYEDKRGPRCYPSVPHPGVWPQYPPDGAIKDGSSKPAPPKSPGGELPGPVTAGGGAVGGDGTIVGSSYERDLIDLLASPALGTSPGDVPGWAGLIVGPLYRGAEVELK